In Dermacentor silvarum isolate Dsil-2018 chromosome 10, BIME_Dsil_1.4, whole genome shotgun sequence, the genomic stretch gtgctgctccgcctggaacttcttgacagcccgcgccgtgtgtatcggtgaccggtcctgttggaacaggtaatcgccgtctgggaataaactgctcgcatatggcaacagcacattgttcaaaatgttgcagtattgttccgacgataagtgtccacgtatacgttgcaggggccctaaaccatatcttgaaacagcaccccacacgttcacactcgatctcccactggcagaaacaccttgcacgttgtccgggtcgttcctgcgtggcattgtgacgttaactaaaataattgcttttcaaagcaggaagtttgcctcaccgtgtgcctggtagtctccaaacacgcaatctttggtcttgtcgcgtcgaaaacgtcgactcatccgaaaagatgacgcgaccccactcttctgatgtccatgcttcgtgcagctcagcgaactgccgtcgtgcgtccttgtttgccgccgttagtagtggcttctgcgctgcgacgcgactgcgaaggcccgcagtacgcaggcgacgtcgaacagtggtgtccgaaacgtccaaatccaagtcctcgcgtattgctggggctggcaagaaagggttacgaacagcagctgcaactatgagggcgtcttcatcgtctgtggtagctttagggcggggcgcgcggggtgcatcctgaatgcgaccttcatacttgtaggcttgaattatcctgttcacagtcttcaggggcctattaactaaagcgccaatacaccgctgggaataacctttcagggaaagatcgacaattgagcgccgttcatcatcgggaaccctagccataatacgatctggcgacagaatgaacggctgcgaaagatgtttggttgttttatatacggcgttgcatgcacaacaactttgaagggaacgaatagacacgcccccatagatatacaagtttttttgtcttgttctgttcaagcacagatgtttaaagaaatcttaaaatgcaggatgtatgggcttagaaaacaaaaatgcggctagcagacgacgaacaagtgcattcatgacgtcatgcgtgcggtggaacaattatttcgcggaaggcgtgatgcgcatgcgcaatgtttccagtgatgaccgtaacggggcgctgacagtgccgtcggccacgcgctcgcgtgttcaccctaacagtgctcaccgctgtacctgcTTTGCTGTTCGTCTCGTTCTTGCGGATTGAGCGCAGTCCTTAACGCAATGCCGAAATGCATCATTAGTAGTGATCGAAGCGTGTAGTTGTTCGTCTGTGCAAACGCGAAGTACTATCATATGGCACGAGCGTGCTTGCGTACACCTGGGTGCAATGCCAATTTCGCTTTCTTCGCTGCAGGTCGTATGTCCCAACGCAGACCTTAACTGCAGTTTTCGAGGCAAGTTCCGCGTTCTTCCGATTCACCTGTCGTCCACCTGCGCCCACGACTTCATCGCGTGCCGAGGCTGCGGCGATCGCGTCCTACACCGCGACTTCTACGAGCACCTCGAGCTGCGCGATTGTCTCAAGAGGGCAGCGGCAGCAGCCACGGATGACGGCTTCCAGCTTACTTGGGGACCGTCATCTCTTCTTTACATCGAAGCGAACCGAACGCAGAACACGAACGGAGCTAGTAATTCGAGCGGTGCTGCCGCAGAAAATTGGACCTTCATCCGGGAGGTAGGGCCTGACGAAGAGGGTTCGTCTACGACTCCTGTCAGCGGCAATGGGGTCGCTGCAGCGACTCCGGAAAAGAACGGTGGGCGTATTTTGAGACTACCGATCCTTCTTTGGGAAGCGGCGTTCGGGACAAAGGCGAACGTCGCTGACAGACCGGATGATGCCGCCGACAGTCCTCCCGTCATCTTGGAAGCAACGCCCGATGGCTCGGAGTCGTCGACAAATGCGATCAAGAACGGAACGGCCGAACACAACGACCAGTTCGTGATACTCGATCATCCACGATCGTCGACAAATCCGAGCGGAAAGGCAGACGTCGATGACGATCCCCCTGTTTGGATACCGACGCCCCTTGGTTTCGAGGCAGTGTTCGGCAAGAGTGCGGAATGGGACCACTCGATGATAGGCGAATTCCGGAAGGTCCTCTTCCAACGCGGACGTGAAGTGCTCACCGGCAAGCTTCTGGTACGGTTTCCGGATCGATCGTCCTACCGGGCAAGAAGCGCTAGTACCGGAACATTGCTAATACAAGAGCCGGCAGTAGCAAATGCACCAGGTGAGAACCGTGGTGAGGACGAGTTGGCGCTGGGTGGCTTCCGGCTCAAGGGGCACGCGACCTTGTTCGATTATGACGCCCGCGGTCGTGGGGCAGCGTCGTCGTCCGCGTCTGGAACGGAGCTCGCCACCTTCGAGCTGCTGGCGCGCGATGCCGGTGACGCTGGAAAGAGCAGCGGTGGCCTCCGCTGGCCGGCCAGGAAGACAGTTGTCCTGACCCTCAACGGCTTTTGTAGCGGCAACAGCAGCCTGACGCTCCGCACTCGCTACTCTGGCGACATGCCGGACATCCAAGTCGGAGAAGAGTGGACGAAGGTGGCTGTCACTTACCCTGTCGATGCGGCGACCGTTTGGAAAGAGTTCGCGGTATTGGACATCGTTGAACTAACCGTAGAACTCAGGTGACGCTCTTCTCGCTGCGTTGCCGAATGTATTTAATCTCTTCGCGCGAGGCATATACTTGGTTTTCAGCCGTAGGGTACATTTTAAATAAAACCTTTTATTACAATTCCATGAAGCTGCGTGTTCCGGTTGTTTTTATGAAAAGGTGCTACACGTAATCGCCATGGTTGCTTTTCTTTTAACGCAAATTGGCGTTCTGTACACAGTTAGCTGGTACACTCTGTAAGGGGATCCTGTTAGGGAACCGTCAGACCATATCAACCATTTTCGCCGAGTTCGGGATGCCGGTCTCGGTTTTTTCCCCATTTGTTTGTCTCAAATTGCCAGCAGTTTTTGGTTTTTGCGGCATACAGTGAGCCAGTTTCACGTACAGTAGCTCGCTAGGACTTCTCGTATCGTCATGTCTGGTCACGTGTTACAAGTTCACAACCCTGAAAGTAGCttactcttaaaaaaaaaagttcgcaccGTTGGGGGCTTAGCTTGTCCCAAAACGATAATCGTCGTCTGCCTTGcctgcgtttcctttctttaaaaCTGCGGTCGCTGCTTTTCTTTCTAGAATGCCATGTTACGCTGATAACTTGCATGCATTTGGTGATCCGGAAGTACCGGACGCGCAGCTTTAAAGAAAGGCGTGCAATATAGATGATTATTGTTGTGACACGATAAGCCTCAAAGGGCGGTTACTACGATAAGCCTCGTGTGCGCTTACTACTTCACTTTTTAAGGAGTGAAGTAGTAAGCGCACACGACTTTTTGTGAGTGCGTTTTCCGTTATTGAACATGTGAACACAATGAAGTCCTGAAGTCCACACTTAGCGCTTACTCTTTCTCTTAATGGAAGCGACCAACCTGGCCGTAGGTATAGCAAAGAAATCCAGCAAGTCGCAACGCTTAGTGTTCACATGAGCCGTTAGCTGACGCGAGTatcggaacaaaaaaaaaatgggtaatgAAGTTGGCAATGTTTTTTTCGCGAAAACTAACGATATTTGCTTATAAATCAAGCTATACTTTGCGGCCTATTTTTCTTGGGTTACCTAGCGTTGGCTAGATGCATGCGCCAGACACGCCAGCGAAGCGAGCGAGGCCGGCTGCGCATGTGAGCGTcgtccttcccccccccccccccccccctttttttttttttttttgatgtagCTCTGCAGTCTCTAGGGCTCTCGGCGTGTTTTTGCGTTCCTGCTGCGCTTCGACACGGTACCCCTGTGCTAATGGACCACCGCAgagtgagaaattttgtttggcAGTCTCCACCGAGCGTTAAGCAACTTAGGCTTAGGGCACGCTGTCCGCGCCGGGCGTTGTGACGctgttagcgaaaaacagctcggccgttgGGGCgcagttagtttggcgtgtactaTATCTtaccctgatcatcagaaggaaatttacagaataaaaataaattggagtgcatacggcgggTATTACCAAATGCTGACTATATAGGAGCTCGCCACTGTCGTTCAAgagtacagtcattgcattctaccggagcTAACATATGGAGTGGAAACATGGAGGTTAGGTAATCCAGTGCTCCCACTCTTGTGCCAAATTGCGCCGAAGAGCATTttctgcgccatcctgataaaaaaaaaagactattttGCGCCAAATTAGCGACCCCGCAAAATGTGAGCGGCCATAGTGGTCTGCAGACATGCGTGACGTGTTTGAACAGCGCCTCCAAAGAAGCGTTAGTTTCACTGAAGCGGTTTTCAATAAATGGAGTGGAAACATGGAGGTTAGGTAATCCAGTGCTCCCACTCTTGTGCCAAATTGCGCCGAAGAGCATTttctgcgccatcctgataaaaaaaaaagactattttGCGCCAAATTAGCGACCCCGCAAAATGTGAGCGGCCATAGTGGTCTGCAGACATGCGTGACGTGTTTGAACAGCGCCTCCAAAGAAGCGTTAGTTTCACTGAAGCGGTTTTCAATAAATAGAGCTGTTATCTATATTTTTGTTTGCTGCTTGAAGTTTTCTAATGACGTGGCCGTGTAGCTGCTGCACTTTCTAATATAAAACTGAAGGCGCCCACCAGCGGCGCAATAGAAATGAATTAGGAAAGGCACGGGCCAGAGAGGTGGTGTTGCACGGGCTCATACACGCTTCTTTTGTTGTTTGGTTGGTTGTCTTGACCGCACCGTGGTAATTCATATCCTTCGGAAAGGACAGCTTGCGCCGATGCAATGAAGAAAGGTCTTTTCTTTTCAATAAGTCTTTATGATATATAGATTTTTGGAAACTACTCACTTCGGCATCTTCAATGCCTAATCCTCGCTGTATCAAAACGATTTAGCTTAACACATGTTTAAAGTGCTAAAAAACAAGTCAGTGtcagcggagacgacgagaaagaaGCTCAAGATCGCGCAAGAACACGTAAGTTCACAGAAGCGTCTCGACTTTCCCGTCTTCGTGCGCCGCCATTTTGACAGCGTTCGAAAGTTCATAGTTTCGCTTTTCCATTCCCATCTTTCTGTTATGGCCGCACAGTAGAAGTGCAAACAAAAAGTTCGCGTTGCGCGCGGCCCTCATATTGGTACAGCGCGCCGACATGAAGAGGCGTATTCCGATGTGCAACCACGCTGCCGGCAGCGAGCTCGCCGGCCATGGCCTGCTTCTGAAACTTCGTTGACATGCtgttttctgttttgttggaTCACATCGCGATCGTAAATAGCGGGAAAGCAGCATCCGTTTTAGATACAGCCCCTAAAAAGTAGCGACCATAAGTACAGCGAccataaaaagtagcgacactctcctcctcctccgtttctCCTTTCTTAAtttcgcgctcctttctcgaccatggcgccgc encodes the following:
- the LOC119431945 gene encoding uncharacterized protein LOC119431945, which encodes MLSSHCLRIPATAFPPKAFISTAMQPQCHLYEPHAAASTVSIKYSLVASSDIVVDRRPKYTLTVPVRSQRCLPTTLAMNQSEALPYRIAVGKIFGVPEYRSVRFVEASSPPKRLVCAVCRAVSATEPRYKSPTSGDVMCWECAQDLCATALGEDRVADSAGEQSSEWPKPSLALREPAVEGDLDLLNDLEVVCPNADLNCSFRGKFRVLPIHLSSTCAHDFIACRGCGDRVLHRDFYEHLELRDCLKRAAAAATDDGFQLTWGPSSLLYIEANRTQNTNGASNSSGAAAENWTFIREVGPDEEGSSTTPVSGNGVAAATPEKNGGRILRLPILLWEAAFGTKANVADRPDDAADSPPVILEATPDGSESSTNAIKNGTAEHNDQFVILDHPRSSTNPSGKADVDDDPPVWIPTPLGFEAVFGKSAEWDHSMIGEFRKVLFQRGREVLTGKLLVRFPDRSSYRARSASTGTLLIQEPAVANAPGENRGEDELALGGFRLKGHATLFDYDARGRGAASSSASGTELATFELLARDAGDAGKSSGGLRWPARKTVVLTLNGFCSGNSSLTLRTRYSGDMPDIQVGEEWTKVAVTYPVDAATVWKEFAVLDIVELTVELR